One Echinicola strongylocentroti DNA window includes the following coding sequences:
- a CDS encoding sialidase family protein, whose product MHAFLMGSLLIMMGSCTSRPTGAAAEVQVTVNQHTYPVIKGQNNDVLSMEFTLKEGDVLEELSLAIEGAEVLESLTIHELENAAGDKRQPLAALVKVGKKVLIDVDRPFSPGSHKLVLGIQPKENASLKETLQIGLKDITFARSNATLSKQVNSMPLRLATSLRTAGDDGIAAYRIPGLATTTEGSLIAVYDVRHNSSVDLQEDIDVGMSRSTDGGENWEPMKIIMDMEEWGGKPQKENGIGDPAILVDPSDNTIYVVALWLHGKPGKRAWFSSGKGISPDETGQLVMVKSKDDGKTWSAPINITAQLKKKEWKLMFNGPGKGITMRDGTLVFAGQFKDENDMPHSTVIYSQDKGETWHIGTGAKSNTTEAQVVELNDGSLMLNMRDNRGGARSVAVTKDLGKTWQEHPSSRSALVEPVCMASLITYPENRQSMDASHLFFSNPAVTDGRYDMTIKSSQDEGVSWSSGLLLDEGKGWGYSCLTVIDEDYLGILYESSQAHMTYQIIPITDLVP is encoded by the coding sequence ATGCACGCATTCCTAATGGGAAGCTTATTGATCATGATGGGCAGCTGTACTTCACGGCCAACCGGGGCTGCTGCCGAGGTACAGGTAACAGTAAACCAGCACACGTATCCGGTAATCAAAGGGCAAAATAACGATGTGCTTTCTATGGAATTTACCCTAAAGGAAGGGGATGTACTGGAGGAATTGTCATTGGCTATTGAGGGGGCAGAGGTTTTGGAATCACTAACGATCCATGAATTGGAAAATGCCGCAGGTGATAAACGGCAACCCCTAGCGGCACTGGTAAAGGTAGGTAAAAAAGTATTGATTGATGTGGACAGGCCTTTTTCACCTGGTTCACATAAATTGGTGCTCGGCATTCAGCCCAAGGAAAACGCATCTTTAAAAGAAACGCTGCAAATTGGCTTAAAAGATATAACGTTTGCCAGGTCCAATGCTACTCTTTCAAAGCAAGTCAACTCGATGCCACTGCGTTTGGCAACCAGCCTAAGGACTGCAGGCGATGATGGGATAGCGGCTTATAGGATTCCCGGATTGGCGACCACCACGGAAGGTAGTTTGATCGCTGTGTACGATGTGCGGCACAACAGTTCGGTGGATCTTCAGGAGGATATTGATGTGGGAATGAGCAGGAGCACTGATGGAGGGGAAAACTGGGAGCCAATGAAAATCATCATGGATATGGAGGAGTGGGGCGGAAAACCCCAGAAGGAAAATGGTATTGGGGATCCCGCCATTCTGGTGGATCCAAGTGACAACACGATCTATGTGGTCGCACTTTGGCTGCATGGAAAACCGGGGAAAAGAGCATGGTTCAGCTCAGGTAAGGGGATTTCCCCAGATGAAACAGGACAGCTGGTGATGGTCAAGAGCAAGGATGATGGGAAAACGTGGTCCGCTCCCATCAATATCACTGCACAGCTCAAAAAGAAGGAATGGAAACTCATGTTCAACGGGCCAGGAAAAGGTATTACGATGAGGGATGGGACATTGGTCTTTGCTGGACAGTTTAAAGATGAAAATGACATGCCTCATAGCACGGTGATTTACAGTCAGGACAAAGGGGAAACATGGCATATCGGTACTGGAGCCAAGTCAAACACTACCGAGGCGCAAGTGGTCGAGCTCAATGACGGAAGCCTGATGCTGAACATGAGGGACAACAGGGGTGGGGCACGGTCGGTAGCCGTCACCAAGGACCTTGGAAAAACCTGGCAGGAACATCCCTCAAGCAGATCTGCCTTGGTCGAGCCAGTTTGTATGGCAAGTCTCATTACCTACCCTGAAAACAGGCAATCCATGGATGCCTCTCATCTGTTCTTTTCAAATCCGGCCGTAACAGACGGTAGGTATGATATGACCATTAAATCCAGTCAGGATGAAGGAGTGTCTTGGTCTAGTGGACTGTTACTGGATGAAGGGAAAGGATGGGGCTATTCCTGCCTAACCGTAATAGATGAGGATTATCTGGGGATCCTGTACGAAAGCAGCCAGGCACATATGACCTACCAGATCATACCGATTACTGACTTGGTCCCATGA
- a CDS encoding sodium:solute symporter family transporter, producing MRAITYIASILFFTFFGKVVLGQGLFDNYLGSFTFEDLPDMPAAVGDSVSLGYAGMFAGVHEDVLILAGGANFPDKAPWKGGTKHFSQHVYVLEKSPGGYRWVEGLDLKLPFPVAYGTSISTPKGLLCIGGNNQNATFKKVFLLKWDPVIRQVELQYLPDLPLALSNSTGGLVGASAYLAGGEGEVVSDAFFRMDLDQDKLRWERLPSWPGKPRSHAVSAVQNNGMNDCFFLFGGRRLQETGVSELYADAFCYDPQKEGWKKISSIQDEQGNPLTLSAGTAAAQGAGQIVFYGGVRGDTFNELERYGAALSEVVDTLARQELIQKRDILMENHPGFDRDIQVYHTITDSWHTMGRLPFTVPVTTTAVPWGGEVILPSGEISPGVRTASIHGVGFKKEGAFGWVNYTVLGLYLGSLVLMGVLISGKQHSTEDFFKASGRVPWWAAGISIFGTQLSAITFMAIPAKTFATDWTLFFLLMTIIIVAPIIIGVFLPFFRRLNITTAYEYLELRYNRSVRLIGSLIYVGLQLGRLGIVLLLPSLALTVVTGIDVSMCILIMGLLSIVYTVLGGIEAVIWTDVIQVVVLLGGALICLGFVFYEIHESPAELMSIVMDNQKGKIFDMRMDFTGTSFWVVLIGGIAANIVQYGSDQTVVQRYLTTKDEKAAANGIATGALMALPSALIFFSMGTALYLFYKLHPAELSPAVQNTDSIFPFYIVTQLPTGISGLLIAAVFAAAMSSLDSSMNSVATVVTTDFYQKWFPKDTTGKNTLGFARWVTVIVGVFGTGFALVMASLGLPSLWDQFNMIIGLFAGGLGGIFLIGMLSDSVNGKGALLGLLCSALVQVAVKYGSDLSIHLYALTGLVSAMGMTYIGSFFFTDKRDIDGLTIHSLGNKKGKQVNKTLEKA from the coding sequence ATGAGAGCTATAACCTATATTGCCAGTATCTTATTTTTTACATTCTTCGGAAAAGTCGTCCTTGGACAAGGTCTTTTCGATAACTATCTAGGGAGTTTTACCTTTGAGGACCTACCGGACATGCCGGCAGCTGTGGGAGACAGTGTGTCCTTAGGGTATGCGGGCATGTTTGCCGGTGTGCACGAGGATGTGTTGATCTTGGCAGGTGGTGCCAATTTTCCAGACAAAGCACCGTGGAAAGGAGGAACGAAACACTTCTCACAGCATGTTTACGTTTTGGAAAAATCACCTGGGGGATATCGTTGGGTAGAAGGACTGGACCTGAAGTTGCCCTTTCCAGTCGCCTATGGTACCAGTATTAGCACACCAAAAGGGCTTTTGTGCATCGGTGGCAATAACCAAAACGCTACATTCAAAAAAGTATTTCTACTGAAGTGGGACCCCGTGATACGGCAAGTGGAATTACAATACCTGCCTGATTTGCCCTTAGCCCTTAGCAATTCCACTGGAGGGTTAGTAGGGGCTAGCGCATACCTGGCTGGTGGGGAAGGAGAGGTGGTTTCCGATGCTTTTTTCCGTATGGATCTTGATCAAGATAAGCTGCGTTGGGAGAGGTTGCCGTCATGGCCTGGAAAACCACGTTCACATGCCGTTTCTGCTGTCCAGAACAATGGGATGAACGATTGTTTTTTTCTATTTGGTGGACGGCGGCTACAGGAAACTGGTGTAAGTGAGTTGTATGCAGATGCCTTCTGTTATGACCCTCAAAAGGAAGGTTGGAAAAAAATAAGCAGTATACAGGATGAGCAAGGAAACCCCCTTACATTATCGGCAGGAACTGCCGCAGCACAGGGGGCAGGCCAAATCGTGTTTTATGGTGGTGTCAGGGGAGATACCTTCAATGAACTCGAGCGGTATGGGGCAGCTCTTTCTGAGGTTGTGGATACCTTGGCCCGGCAAGAACTTATACAAAAACGGGACATCTTGATGGAAAACCATCCTGGCTTCGACAGGGATATCCAGGTCTATCATACCATAACGGACAGTTGGCATACCATGGGCAGGCTTCCATTCACGGTGCCTGTTACTACTACGGCCGTGCCATGGGGCGGGGAGGTGATATTGCCATCAGGGGAGATCTCTCCGGGGGTGCGGACCGCATCCATCCATGGCGTGGGATTCAAAAAAGAAGGCGCTTTTGGCTGGGTCAACTATACCGTTTTGGGACTCTATTTGGGATCCTTGGTATTGATGGGGGTTTTGATTTCTGGAAAGCAGCATTCCACTGAGGACTTTTTTAAGGCTAGTGGAAGGGTTCCATGGTGGGCGGCTGGCATCAGTATATTCGGCACTCAGCTTAGCGCGATTACTTTTATGGCCATACCGGCCAAGACCTTTGCCACAGACTGGACCCTGTTTTTTTTATTGATGACCATTATCATTGTCGCTCCCATAATCATAGGTGTATTTCTGCCATTCTTTAGAAGGTTGAATATCACTACAGCCTACGAATATTTGGAATTGAGGTATAACCGATCGGTACGGCTGATCGGTAGCTTGATCTATGTGGGGCTTCAGCTGGGAAGACTTGGAATCGTATTACTCCTTCCATCCCTGGCACTGACTGTGGTGACTGGAATAGATGTCTCCATGTGTATCTTGATCATGGGACTTTTGAGTATTGTATACACCGTCCTGGGTGGCATCGAAGCAGTGATCTGGACGGATGTGATCCAGGTGGTCGTACTCCTTGGTGGCGCATTGATATGTCTAGGTTTTGTTTTTTATGAAATCCATGAAAGTCCAGCCGAATTAATGTCCATAGTCATGGATAACCAAAAAGGAAAGATCTTTGACATGCGCATGGATTTTACGGGTACCAGCTTTTGGGTAGTGCTCATCGGGGGGATAGCGGCAAATATCGTACAGTATGGCAGTGACCAGACCGTGGTCCAACGGTACTTGACCACCAAGGATGAGAAGGCTGCAGCTAACGGGATTGCTACTGGTGCATTGATGGCACTGCCCTCAGCCCTGATCTTCTTTAGTATGGGGACGGCACTTTACCTGTTTTACAAATTGCACCCTGCAGAACTTAGCCCAGCAGTCCAAAATACCGATAGTATTTTTCCCTTTTATATTGTGACCCAACTCCCCACAGGTATATCCGGTTTGTTGATTGCCGCAGTTTTTGCGGCAGCGATGTCCAGTCTGGACAGTAGCATGAATTCGGTGGCCACAGTGGTGACCACAGATTTTTACCAGAAATGGTTTCCCAAAGATACCACCGGTAAAAACACCCTGGGATTTGCCCGGTGGGTAACCGTTATTGTTGGGGTTTTTGGGACAGGTTTTGCCCTGGTGATGGCCAGTTTGGGACTCCCGTCACTTTGGGACCAGTTCAATATGATCATAGGGCTTTTTGCAGGAGGCTTGGGTGGCATCTTTCTGATCGGAATGCTGTCGGATAGCGTCAATGGGAAGGGCGCATTGCTTGGACTATTGTGCAGTGCATTGGTGCAGGTGGCCGTAAAATACGGTTCGGACCTTAGTATTCACTTGTATGCCCTGACCGGTCTGGTAAGTGCGATGGGGATGACTTATATAGGTAGTTTCTTCTTTACCGATAAGCGGGATATCGATGGCTTAACGATCCATTCATTGGGGAATAAGAAGGGGAAACAGGTAAATAAAACATTGGAAAAAGCTTAA
- a CDS encoding dihydrodipicolinate synthase family protein produces the protein MKFKKINGLIAATFTPFCENGSLDERKIPILARSLSANRMAGVFIAGTTGEGAAMTHDEKITLFEAWAPFSSPEFKVMAMLGGTNQKEAVSLAKKAHELGLYGIALTAPYYMRPNSVKQLVDYYEPIAAAAPGQAFYFYHIPLLSKVELPMVDFLEEAGRRIPNFAGIKYTHNDLMEFNKCLRYQAGKYDILWGWDETMLAGLSMGAKGAVGSTYNYAGPLYQNLIEAFQKQDMEAARHWQEKSIDLISLFAHYGGAACGKAIMKLCGLDCGQFRYPVQQLDKNDYMKLEKDLDQQGFFQWSSHAKQGQ, from the coding sequence ATCGCGGCCACTTTTACACCATTTTGCGAAAACGGATCCCTTGATGAGCGTAAAATCCCTATTCTCGCACGCTCTTTAAGTGCTAATCGTATGGCAGGGGTTTTTATTGCTGGCACTACTGGAGAAGGTGCAGCCATGACCCATGACGAAAAAATAACGTTGTTTGAGGCATGGGCACCTTTTTCCTCCCCCGAATTTAAAGTGATGGCCATGTTGGGAGGGACCAACCAGAAAGAAGCCGTCTCTTTGGCAAAGAAGGCCCATGAGTTAGGCCTATACGGGATTGCGCTTACGGCTCCTTATTACATGCGGCCCAATTCGGTGAAGCAATTGGTGGACTATTATGAGCCGATTGCCGCGGCGGCACCTGGTCAAGCATTTTATTTTTACCATATCCCTTTGCTTTCCAAAGTGGAACTTCCAATGGTGGACTTTTTGGAAGAGGCGGGGAGAAGAATCCCCAACTTTGCTGGGATCAAATACACGCACAATGACCTAATGGAGTTTAACAAATGTCTGCGCTACCAAGCTGGTAAATATGATATTCTTTGGGGATGGGATGAGACCATGCTGGCAGGATTGTCCATGGGAGCAAAAGGGGCAGTAGGCAGTACCTATAATTATGCCGGACCACTTTACCAGAACCTTATAGAGGCTTTTCAAAAGCAGGATATGGAAGCGGCCAGGCATTGGCAAGAAAAGTCCATTGACCTGATCAGCCTATTTGCTCATTATGGTGGTGCGGCCTGCGGAAAGGCTATTATGAAACTATGTGGTCTTGACTGTGGCCAATTCCGCTATCCCGTACAACAGCTGGACAAGAATGATTATATGAAATTGGAAAAGGATCTCGATCAACAGGGCTTTTTCCAGTGGAGTAGTCACGCAAAGCAGGGGCAATAG
- a CDS encoding sulfatase family protein: MIKAIEIKNSVFLWGWFLAVLLLSSCDKGAKNGSGAKEKMNVLFIVSEDNGPELGCYGNQDVSTPNIDQLAETGVRFDNAFVTYSVCSPSRSTLFTGLYPHQNGQIGLATHHYQMYDSLKTLPGYLHDVGYRAGIIGKRHVNPATSFKWDYEAIKGANFEKVQLEKYAESALEFIQMDAGKPFFLMVNFPDAHFPLQKQVDGLPPQPLDADDVTGTLPFIGVDSRRLREYTANYYNSMARLDIAVGLLLKKLEEEKLLENTVVIYMGDHGPQFSRAKCSNYEAGLRVPLIIRYPPRNPHVGMRKELVSSIDIVPTIMDITGAKCPDSLDGRSLLPLLGQGSEGQWREYVFAGGAGSTSLFFYPRRSVRNDRYKLIHNLLYTRENPKYSFYADHLNGHFDGGTEEGELMQGTDEVRAAYATWKNPPEYELYDLQEDPYEFRNLIGNPQYVSIKGEMIGALVKWQQETDDPFYDKGILDRFVAEVDSVNRHFPNHSYAKDSTFRWKYLQYFK, from the coding sequence ATGATAAAAGCCATTGAAATAAAAAATAGTGTTTTTCTATGGGGCTGGTTTTTGGCCGTACTGCTTCTGTCATCATGTGATAAAGGTGCAAAAAATGGATCAGGAGCAAAGGAAAAAATGAATGTCCTTTTTATCGTATCAGAGGATAATGGACCTGAACTAGGTTGTTACGGTAATCAGGATGTTTCCACACCCAATATTGACCAGCTTGCTGAAACTGGTGTAAGGTTTGACAATGCATTTGTTACCTATTCGGTCTGTAGTCCATCTCGTTCGACCCTGTTTACAGGATTATATCCTCACCAAAATGGACAGATTGGATTGGCCACTCATCATTATCAGATGTATGATTCATTGAAGACCCTCCCGGGGTATTTACATGATGTAGGATACCGTGCTGGGATTATCGGTAAACGGCATGTTAACCCAGCTACTTCTTTCAAGTGGGATTATGAAGCCATCAAGGGTGCCAATTTTGAAAAAGTGCAATTGGAAAAATATGCTGAAAGTGCCTTGGAATTTATCCAAATGGATGCTGGAAAGCCTTTTTTTCTAATGGTCAATTTTCCCGATGCCCATTTCCCACTTCAAAAGCAAGTGGATGGATTACCTCCACAGCCTTTGGATGCAGATGATGTAACTGGCACGCTGCCCTTTATTGGTGTGGACAGTAGAAGATTACGAGAGTACACTGCAAACTACTACAACAGCATGGCCCGTCTGGATATCGCTGTGGGATTGTTGCTGAAGAAACTGGAGGAGGAAAAGTTATTGGAAAATACAGTGGTGATTTACATGGGAGATCATGGGCCCCAATTTTCTAGAGCAAAGTGCTCTAACTATGAAGCGGGTCTGAGAGTGCCATTGATCATTCGCTATCCACCCCGAAATCCTCATGTTGGTATGCGGAAGGAGCTGGTGTCTTCCATCGATATTGTACCCACTATCATGGATATTACCGGAGCTAAATGCCCCGATTCCTTGGATGGGAGATCGCTATTGCCACTATTGGGCCAAGGCTCAGAAGGGCAGTGGAGAGAGTATGTTTTTGCCGGAGGTGCAGGTTCCACTTCTTTGTTTTTTTACCCGAGAAGAAGTGTGAGAAACGACCGCTATAAACTGATACATAACCTATTGTATACAAGAGAAAACCCAAAGTATTCATTTTATGCTGATCATTTAAATGGACATTTTGACGGTGGAACTGAGGAGGGAGAGCTTATGCAAGGCACCGATGAGGTCAGGGCAGCTTACGCCACATGGAAAAATCCGCCCGAATATGAGCTTTATGACCTACAGGAAGATCCATATGAGTTCAGGAACTTAATAGGAAATCCGCAATATGTCTCCATAAAAGGTGAAATGATTGGAGCCTTGGTCAAGTGGCAACAAGAAACTGATGATCCATTCTATGACAAGGGTATTTTAGATCGATTTGTAGCTGAAGTGGATTCAGTGAACAGGCATTTCCCTAACCACTCCTATGCTAAAGATTCCACTTTTAGGTGGAAGTACTTGCAGTATTTTAAATAA